In one Rhopalosiphum padi isolate XX-2018 chromosome 3, ASM2088224v1, whole genome shotgun sequence genomic region, the following are encoded:
- the LOC132926185 gene encoding uncharacterized protein LOC132926185, with protein MCTLRENKDDRPVVYLDETWVNQNHSRKGIWQNENNSGGLKVPKGKGGQLIVCHAGCARYGFIEGSKLVFRSNTGNTTDYHNQMNGEVFKEWFIQLLKNLEEPSVIVMDNALYHSILRDKYPKSNWRKAEVQHWLNEKNIEFHPLETLPELRQKVKNLLPREKKYELDDIAIEMGHEVIRLPPYHCKYNPIELIWAQVKGQVAL; from the coding sequence AAATAAAGACGATCGGCCAGTGGTTTATCTCGACGAAACGTGGGTAAACCAAAACCATTCACGGAAGGGTATTTggcaaaatgaaaataattcagGTGGTCTAAAGGTGCCGAAGGGTAAAGGAGGCCAACTTATTGTATGCCATGCAGGATGTGCTCGCTACGGGTTTATAGAAGGGTCAAAATTGGTATTTCGAAGCAATACCGGAAATACCACGGATTATCATAATCAGATGAATGGTGAAGTGTTCAAAGAGTGGTTTATTCAACTCCTAAAAAATCTTGAAGAGCCATCAGTTATAGTCATGGATAATGCACTTTACCATTCAATCCTCAGAGACAAATATCCTAAAAGTAATTGGAGAAAAGCTGAAGTACAACActggttaaatgaaaaaaatatcgaGTTCCATCCATTGGAAACATTACCTGAACTTcgacaaaaagttaaaaacctATTACcacgtgaaaaaaaatatgagctGGATGACATTGCAATTGAAATGGGTCATGAGGTAATCCGTCTTCCACCATACCACTGTAAGTATAATCCAATCGAATTAATTTGGGCTCAAGTTAAGGGCCAAGTTGCTCTGTGA